A region of the Candidatus Omnitrophota bacterium genome:
GCGGGAAATGCCGCGTCGTCATAGAGAAAGGCAAGTTCAAGGCCGATTCATCGCGCTTCATAAGCGAGGCGGAGCGCGAGAAGGGTGCGGCGCTGGCGTGCCAGACTATCATCGAGAGCGACATTGAAGTGCTCATTCCCAAGGAGTCGATCGGGCTTCATGAGAACTTAAGCCATGACGCTGAGGAGTTTACAAAAGGAGAGACGTTAAAACAGGAAGCGATTTACAAGTTCTCTCCATTGGTCCGAAAGGTGTATCTGGAACTTCCGAAGCCGACGGCCGATGACAATTTAAGCGACCTTGACAGGATAGTCAGGGACCTTGAAACGAAGATCGAACATATCCGCATTCAGGCTAAACTCACAAGCGTGACACATCTCGGGGACGTGCTGCGCGAAAGCGATTTTAAGGTTACCGCGAGCCTCGCTTATATTGACGGCGCCCTGGAGATATTGGCCATAGAACCGGGCGATACATCTAAAAATAACTTCGGCCTCGCGTTCGACATAGGGACCACTACGGTCGCCGGCCAGCTTGTCGACCTGAATACGAAAGATATTCTCGGGACCAGGATAGCTTTCAATAAACAATCCGCGTTCGGGAGCGATGTCATAACGAGGATCATCTACGCGTCCGAGCCAGGCGGCCTCGCGCAACTTTGCGGCGCAGTTCTGGATAATATCAATGAGATGATAGATGATCTTACCTGCGAGCACAAGGTAGGCCTTGGCGATATTTCATGTATTACTTTTGCCGGGAACATGACTATGATGCACCTTTTATTGAAGATAGACCCATCGAACATACGGAAAGCTCCTTACGTGCCGACAACGACATCGTTCTCCTCAATGCACGCGTCCGAGGTCGGCGTGGATATCAACCCCAAAGGGATGGCAGCGTTTCTGCCGGGGGTCAGCACCTATGTGGGCGGCGATATAGTAGCAGGCGTGCTTGCCTGTGGATTGGCCCAACAGGATGATATGACGTTATTAGCCGACATCGGAACGAACGGCGAGATAGTCCTCGGTAATAAGGAATGGATGATAGGCGCGGCCGCGAGCGCGGGGCCTGCTTTTGAGGGCAGCGGCTTAAGCCACGGCATGAAGGCAGTAAAAGGCGCCGCGCAAAAGGTCGATATAGACGAGGCCCTTAACGTTAAAGTCGGAACGATCGGCGGAGCGAAACCCAAGGGTATATGCGGTTCAGGCTACATCGATCTCCTGTGCCGGATGCTGAAACGCAAGGTCATCGGGAAGGACGGGAAGATCAGGCGCGATATAAAGTCAAATCGTGTCAGGAAGGGCGAGACCACTTATGAATTCGTCGTCGCGTTCGCGAGCGAGACGGATATAGGCAGGGATATCGTCATAACAGAAGACGACATAGAAAATTTGAAAAGGTCCAAAGGGGCCATATACAGCGCCATAATTACGCTGCTGAACAAGGTAGAAAAAGATATCGGCGAG
Encoded here:
- a CDS encoding ASKHA domain-containing protein — its product is MQEFNVTFKPQGRSVRVARGSDILSAAIKCGILLNAACGGEGLCGKCRVVIEKGKFKADSSRFISEAEREKGAALACQTIIESDIEVLIPKESIGLHENLSHDAEEFTKGETLKQEAIYKFSPLVRKVYLELPKPTADDNLSDLDRIVRDLETKIEHIRIQAKLTSVTHLGDVLRESDFKVTASLAYIDGALEILAIEPGDTSKNNFGLAFDIGTTTVAGQLVDLNTKDILGTRIAFNKQSAFGSDVITRIIYASEPGGLAQLCGAVLDNINEMIDDLTCEHKVGLGDISCITFAGNMTMMHLLLKIDPSNIRKAPYVPTTTSFSSMHASEVGVDINPKGMAAFLPGVSTYVGGDIVAGVLACGLAQQDDMTLLADIGTNGEIVLGNKEWMIGAAASAGPAFEGSGLSHGMKAVKGAAQKVDIDEALNVKVGTIGGAKPKGICGSGYIDLLCRMLKRKVIGKDGKIRRDIKSNRVRKGETTYEFVVAFASETDIGRDIVITEDDIENLKRSKGAIYSAIITLLNKVEKDIGEVRKIYIAGGFGNYLNIENSVYIGLFPDIDRSVYQFIGNSSLAGARMSLESHEAFLRAHEICKNITYIDLSSEPNYMDEYVASLFFPHTDIGRFPSIR